Genomic window (Streptomyces yatensis):
CCTTGTCGAATCCGATGGTCTGCAGCATCCGGGGCAGTTGGTGGTTGAGATGCCGGGTGTGCAGGTCGTACCGCTCCGAGGCGCGCTCGGCCAGCAGCTTCCCGAGGTCGAAGCCCGAATGCCGCTGCTGCTCGGCTGCTGTCATCCCTGGCTCTCCTTGGCGGCGGCGGTACGGGCCCGGGCGGCGGTACGGGACTCGGCGGCGGTACCGGCCTGGGCGGCGCCGCTCGCGCGCTGCTGACGGGCGGCGATACGGGTCAGGGCCGCCCCGATCCGGCCCGCGATCTCGGCGGGGGTGAGCCCGATGTCGGCGAGCACCTCACCGCGCTTGGCATGGGGCAGGAACTCCTCGGGGATGCCGAACGTCCGCACCGGCAGGTCGACTTCGGCGTCCCGCAGCGTCTGGGCGACCGCCGCGCCCACCCCTCCGGTGCGCACATTGTCCTCGACGACGGCCACCAGCCGGTGGCGCGCCGCGAGTCCCGGCAGCTCGGGGTCGACGGGCTTGACCCAGCGCGGATCGACGACCGTGCAGCCGATACCGCGCTCGGCCAGCAGCTCGGCGGCGCGCAGCGCGACGGTGGCCATGACCCCGGCCGCGACGAGGAGGACGTCCTCGCCCCGGCGCAGGACGTCCATCCCGCCGACGCGGTCGAGGGCCGCGATGGGCTGCCCCACCGACTCCTTGGGGAAGCGGATGACGGTCGGCGCGTCGTCCACGTCGATCGCCTCGCGCAGCTGGGCGCGCAGCTGGTCGGCGTCGCGCGGGGCGGCGATCCGCAGCCCCGGCACCACCTGGAGGACGGACATGTCCCACATGCCGTTGTGGCTCGGCCCGTCCGTGCCGGTGACACCGGCCCGGTCCAGGACGAAGGTCACCCCGCAGCGGTGCAGGGCGATATCCATGAGCAGCTGGTCGAAGGCGCGGCCCAGGAAGGTGGCGTAGACGGCGAAGACCGGGTGGAGTCCGCCGGTGGCGAGCCCGGCCGCCGAGACCGCCCCGTGCTGCTCGGCGATGCCGACGTCCCACACCCGCTCGGGATACGCCTCGGCGAAGCCGGCGAGGCCCACGGGGTGCAGCATCGCGGCGGTCAGGGCGACCACATCGGGCCGCTCGGCGCCGATCCGCACCATCTCCTCCCCGAACACCGAGGTCCATGAGCGGCCGCCGGAGGGGATGAGGGGCGCGCAGGTGAGCGGGTCCATCGCGGCGACGGTGTGGAAACGATCCGCCTCGTCCTCCAGCGCGGGCCGGTAGCCGCGTCCCTTCTCGGTGAGGCAGTGGACGAGGACCGGGCCGTGGAACCGCTTGGCGCGGCGCAGGGCCGACTCGACCGCCTCGGTGTCATGGCCGTCGATGGGGCCGACGTACTTCAGCCCCAGGTCCTCGAACATGCCCTGCGGGGCGAAGGCGTCCTTGAACCCCTTCTTGGCGCCGTGCAGCGAGCCGTACAGCGGCTGGCCGACCACGGGGGTGCGCTGCAGCACCTCCTTGCCCCAGGCCAGGAAGCGCTCGTAGCCGTCGGTGGTGCGGAGGGTGGCGAGGTGGTTGGCGAGCCCGCCGATGGTCGGCGCGTAGGAGCGCTCGTTGTCGTTGACGACGATGACCAGCGGGCGGTCCCGGGCGGCGGCGATGTTGTTGAGCGCCTCCCAGGCCATCCCGCCGGTCAGCGCCCCGTCCCCGATGACGGCGACGACATGGTCGGTGGCGCCGCGCACCTCATTGGCCTTGGCGAGGCCGTCGGCCCAGCCCAGCACGGTGGAGGCGTGGCTGTTCTCGATGACGTCGTGCTCGGATTCGGCCCGTGACGGATAGCCGGACAGCCCGCCCTTGTGGCGGAGCTTGGAGAAGTCCTGACGGCCGGTGAGCAGTTTGTGGACGTAGGACTGGTGGCCGGTGTCCCACAGGATGCGATCGGCGGGCGAGTCGAAGACGCGGTGCAGGGCTATGGACAGCTCGACCACGCCGAGATTCGGTCCCAGATGGCCTCCGGTCCTGGCCACCGCGTCGATCAGGAACTCCCTGATCTCCTGGGCGAGCACGTCCAGTTCCTCACCGGTCAGCGCCTTGAGGTCGTGCGGGCCCCGGATGTTCTCCAGCAACGGCATGTCGGTTCCCCTCCTCGTGTATCAGCCCACGGTGACGTCCGGGGTGCCCGACGGGACCCCCTCGTCCTCCATGCGCCGCGCGATGTTCATGGCCTCGTCGATCAGGGTCTCCACGATCTTCGACTCCGGCACGGTCTTGATGACCTCACCCTTCACGAAGATCTGCCCCTTGCCGTTACCCGAAGCGACACCCAGATCCGCCTCACGCGCCTCACCGGGGCCGTTCACCACACACCCCATCACCGCCACGCGCAGCGGAACCTCCATGCCGTCCAGACCGGCCGTCACCTCGTCCGCCAGCTTGTACACATCCACCTGCGCCCGCCCACACGACGGACACGAAACGATCTCCAGCCGCCGCTGCCGCAGATTCAGCGACTCCAGGATCTGGATCCCGACCTTGACCTCCTCCGCCGGAGGCGCCGACAGCGAGACCCGGATCGTGTCCCCGATCCCCTCACTGAGCAGCGCACCGAACGCCACCGCCGACTTGATCGTCCCCTGGAACGCCGGACCCGCCTCCGTCACCCCCAGGTGCAGCGGATAGTCGCACTGCGCCGCCAGCTGACGGTAGGCGTTGACCATCACCACCGGATCGTTGTGCTTCACCGAGATCTTGATATCCCGGAAACCGTGCTCCTCGAACAGCGAGCACTCCCACAACGCCGACTCCACCAACGCCTCCGGCGTGGCCTTGCCGTACTTCTCCAGCAGCCGCTTGTCCAGCGACCCCGCGTTCACCCCGATACGGATCGGCACACCCGCGTCCGAGGCCGCCCTCGCGATCTCCTTGACCTTGTCGTCGAACTGCCGGATGTTCCCCGGATTCACCCGCACCGCCGCACACCCGGCATCGATCGCCGCGAACACGTACTTCGGCTGGAAATGAATGTCCGCGATCACCGGAATCTGCGACTTCTTCGCGATCACCGGCAACGCGTCCGCGTCATCCTGCGACGGACACGCCACCCGCACGATCTGACAGCCCGACGCCGTCAGCTCCGCGATCTGCTGCAGCGTCGCCCCGATGTCCGCCGTCACCGTCGTCGTCATCGACTGCACCGAGATCGGCGCGTCGCCACCCACGGCCACCGGACCGACCTGGAGGCGGCGCGAGACCCGGCGCGGTGC
Coding sequences:
- the dxs gene encoding 1-deoxy-D-xylulose-5-phosphate synthase, encoding MPLLENIRGPHDLKALTGEELDVLAQEIREFLIDAVARTGGHLGPNLGVVELSIALHRVFDSPADRILWDTGHQSYVHKLLTGRQDFSKLRHKGGLSGYPSRAESEHDVIENSHASTVLGWADGLAKANEVRGATDHVVAVIGDGALTGGMAWEALNNIAAARDRPLVIVVNDNERSYAPTIGGLANHLATLRTTDGYERFLAWGKEVLQRTPVVGQPLYGSLHGAKKGFKDAFAPQGMFEDLGLKYVGPIDGHDTEAVESALRRAKRFHGPVLVHCLTEKGRGYRPALEDEADRFHTVAAMDPLTCAPLIPSGGRSWTSVFGEEMVRIGAERPDVVALTAAMLHPVGLAGFAEAYPERVWDVGIAEQHGAVSAAGLATGGLHPVFAVYATFLGRAFDQLLMDIALHRCGVTFVLDRAGVTGTDGPSHNGMWDMSVLQVVPGLRIAAPRDADQLRAQLREAIDVDDAPTVIRFPKESVGQPIAALDRVGGMDVLRRGEDVLLVAAGVMATVALRAAELLAERGIGCTVVDPRWVKPVDPELPGLAARHRLVAVVEDNVRTGGVGAAVAQTLRDAEVDLPVRTFGIPEEFLPHAKRGEVLADIGLTPAEIAGRIGAALTRIAARQQRASGAAQAGTAAESRTAARARTAAAKESQG
- the ispG gene encoding flavodoxin-dependent (E)-4-hydroxy-3-methylbut-2-enyl-diphosphate synthase, which codes for MPGRPLAPRRVSRRLQVGPVAVGGDAPISVQSMTTTVTADIGATLQQIAELTASGCQIVRVACPSQDDADALPVIAKKSQIPVIADIHFQPKYVFAAIDAGCAAVRVNPGNIRQFDDKVKEIARAASDAGVPIRIGVNAGSLDKRLLEKYGKATPEALVESALWECSLFEEHGFRDIKISVKHNDPVVMVNAYRQLAAQCDYPLHLGVTEAGPAFQGTIKSAVAFGALLSEGIGDTIRVSLSAPPAEEVKVGIQILESLNLRQRRLEIVSCPSCGRAQVDVYKLADEVTAGLDGMEVPLRVAVMGCVVNGPGEAREADLGVASGNGKGQIFVKGEVIKTVPESKIVETLIDEAMNIARRMEDEGVPSGTPDVTVG